In Nitrospirota bacterium, the sequence GGAAAGCTCAAGGAAGAAACGGTGATGAAAAAAGGAGAGGATTATTTCCTTCTGGGGAGGGAAAAGCTCAAAGAAACGAGTGATCCTCAAGCCCTCTACGAACTCGCAGTTCAGGCGGGCGAGCTTGACCGGTTTGATGACGCCATTGAGCTGTGGGAACAATTTCTGGGCATGCGGGACGTTCCCCCTGAGCTTTTCCTGCGAGCACACATCAATCTGGGGTATGCTTTCGTTCAACGAGGGCGATACGATGATGCGTTTTCCATATCCAAAAAGGCGATAGCGCTTGCGCCGGATGCCCCGGGTGCTATCATGAACTATTCGCTGGCGGAGCTTTGGCGGGGAGACCCGCAAAACGCCGTTCCGCTTCTTGAGGATCTTCTCAAATCCACACCGGATCATCCTCCCGCAATAGGAATGCTTGCAATAGCCTCGCTCATAGCAGGGCAGGCCGATTCTGCACGGCGTTCCTTTGACCAATTACGAACCCAGGGCTTTCTTCATGAGCTTTATCTGCTGCATCATGTACAGAAGCTTACGGAAGCAGGGAGGACCGACCGCGCCATCGTGATGCTGGAGAACACCGCTGCTGCCGGCTTAGGAACGGCAAAACTGAATACCGTGCTGGAGGAATGCCGGAGACGTTCTATGAACTGACCTTGGAGGAAGAAGTTCTGGCAAGGTTGATTGTTCACACACTATGTCACAGACCATTAAAAAATTGCTTTCCAAGGGCCTTTCACTGCACCGCAGCGGTGATTTTGTGCAGGCTGAGCGATCCTATCGCACCGTACTGTCTCAGGACCCTGGCCAGTCGGATGCTCTCTACCTCCTCGGTATGATCGCACTGCAGCGTGCCGACAATGTCCGTGCTGTTGAGCTTATTTCGAAAGCACTTGAGCGGCATCGCACCACACCGGAATATCATGCGAACCTTGCCATAGCCCTTCACAGCCTCGGCAGGCATGAGGAGTCGGTTGTTCATTGCCGTGAAGCGCTTGCTTTTCGCCCGGACCAGTTTTCTGTCCTTAATACGCTGGGCAATGCTCTTATGGCACTAGAACAGCGTGAGGAGGCTCTTGAGTGCCTGCAGCGGGCAGTCAAGCTTAAACCCGACAGCCTAGAGATTAATTATAATCTCGCCAATGCGCTCAGAGTTATCGGACGATCTGAAGAGGCGGCAGAACGCTACGGTGTCGTGATAAATCTGAAGCCGGACCACGTTGAGGCCATATATAACCTTGCAAATCTTCAGAGAAAGCTGTCTCAGCATGCCAATGCCCGGGACAGTTATCTTTCTGTTCTGGCCCTGAAACCGGACCATGCAGATGCAATGTGCGGTCTGGCCGACATGCTCCACAAGTACGAGGAGTACGAAAAGGCGGAGACCTATTACCGATCTGCCCTATCCTTGAAGCCGGACACTGCCTTGGCATATAACGGACTCGGGAATACCTTGCGCCTGCTTGGGAAACTGGACGAAGCGCTGGACTGCTATCGCCGGGCACTGGAGGTCCAACCCCAGGCGGTGGCATACTATTGCAATATCAGCAATGTGCTTTTTGACAGGGGACAGCTCGACGAGGCCGTTGAAAGTTGCGAGAGAGCGCTCACAATACGGCCCGACTTTCCGGAGGCTCACTGGAATATGGGACCGGCCCTTGTGGCAAAAGGCGATCTTGACAGAGGGTGGCAGAAATATGAATATCGGTTGTCGATAAAGGATGCTCAGACAACCTCATTCACCTATCCTGACTGGGACGGCTCCTCCCTTCAGGGAAAAACACTTCTTGTCTATACCGAGCAGGGCGTAGGCGATGAGATAATGTTTGCCTCTTGCCTGCCGGATGTGATCAACGAAGCAGGGAGGTGTATTGTGGAATGCGATGCCCGCCTGGCACCACTTTTCAAGCGGGCATTTCCCAGAATATATACGATCCAGCGAGGGAAAGGCGCTGACCACTACCCAAAGGAATTGCCGTTACCAAACTGTAAGGTGGCCATGGGAAGTCTTCCCCGTTTTTACCGGTCTTCGTTGAAGAGTTTCCCTCACCAACACCATTATCTGACAGCTGATCCTGCGGCAGTAGCACATTGGAAAGATCGGTTCAATTCCCTGGGTTCAGGGCTAAAGATCGGCATCTCGTGGCGAGGCGGGAAAATAGCCGTCGTACGCCGCACACGCTCGACCAGCCTCGATCAGTGGAAGGATTTATTGTTGATGAGGGATGCCTGTTTTATCAATCTGCAGTATGGCGACTGTAAAAATGAGATCCAGGACATTCACACAAAGTTGGGCGTAACGATCCATGACTGGGATGATTCAGATCCGCTTACCAACCTTGATGATTTTGCGGCTAAAATATCTGCGCTCGATCTGGTCATTTCTGTGGACAACTCGACGGTGCACCTGGCCGGCGCTCTGGGTGTTCCTGTCTGGACACTCCTCACCTTTGGTTCTGATTGGAGATGGATGAGAGACGTTGAGGATACCCCCTGGTATCATTCCATGCGGCTCTTGCGACAGCCCGTTGCCGGAGACTGGGGCGCAGTTTTCAGCCGTGTTACTGCCGGTCTTACTCAAGCTCATGCGAATAGAAAGGTGGTAATGACCGTGGAACGCTCCTTCAGAAACAGGAGCGGTTACCAGAATAGAAGCTGCGGCAGGGTTGGACTTTTGAACGACACAACGTACTGGTACCATTGGGGATGTACCGGAACCAGCAGAGGGATACTCAGGGCGATCGCAGAACGGGGCTACGTGGTCAACAAAATACCGATAACGGGAATAGACCAGTGCACGCACACACCACAGAACATACGCGACTTTGATGACCCCGAATTCTTTCGTGCTTTTTCCAAGGCGAACAGCTGGATGATGCGGGAACTCCGGGATGCGGACATTGTCGTGGTCAATGGAGAAGGGTCGCTGCATGGTATTAATTCATATACGCTAAAGCTTTTGTATCTCATCTATGCCTCAAAGATGCACCTCAAAAAACAGGTTCAGATAATAAACCATTCGTGCTATCCCGACGATTCCCTTGAGGTCGTTGACCCGGCAGCCTGGAAGCTTTACAAAAAGGTATACAATGCAATTGATTTTGCGGCTATCCGAGAGCCGCTCAGCCATGAATTATTGACGCGTAACGGAGTTTCTGCGGAATTGAGCTTTGACTGCCTTCCTCTCTATATTAAGAAAACATATGACCGCTCTGGTGTTCAGTCGGACGGCTCGATCGTGATTGCCGGCTCGGTAATACTGAACGACTGCCTGCCATCCTTTGCCAAATTTCTCCGGATAATGCATGGCAAGGGGCATGTCATTAAAGTCCTGATCGGTGCAAATTTGCGTCCGGCACGGGATGATAAGCTTTTTGTTCAGGGGCTTACCGAGGCATGTCCGGATGCATGGTCCCGCGTTCGAGCTGAATCTCTTGATGCCTGGCTTGATACCATTGCACAGGCATCTGTCCTGGTCTCAGGACGCTTTCATCACACGATCGCGGCATCAATGCTGGGTACGCCCTGTATCCTGCTCGGGAGCAATACTCCGAAGAATGCGGCGCTTGCCCAGGTGGTCGGAATCGATCCGCCATTATCCTGGGCCGACCCTGCACTTGCGGAAATACTGGTTACGAGAACCGAGGACGCGCTCAAACGGCCTGATCAGTTCAGGACCACCAATGATACCCGTGATCGCATGTGTCAACTCGCTGAACGGAACTTTATAGGGCTTGAGAAATTTAAGAGGGGATACGATATTCGTGAAGCCCGGTAGAAATGATCCTTGCCCCTGCGGCAGCGGAAAAAAATACAAGAAGTGCTGCGAAGGCTACGACCGTGTCAAGGATGCTGCAGAAATTCGGCAACAACCTTCCGTGTCAAGCCTCCTTCAGAGGGCAGTTGATTCTCATAATGCAGGCAGACTCTCTGAAGCAGAGGCAATTTACCGTGGTATTCTCGAAAAGGTCCCCCGAAATGCTGATGCCCTGCATCTTCTGGGGATGATTGCCCACCAAAAAGGAAACAACGCCGAAGCTGAACAGATGATAAGAGCCGCCATATCTTTGGACAGCTCCGTTGCGGCATTCCATGTTAACCTTGGAAAGGTCCTCAAGAAGACGGACCGGAAACATGAATCTCTTGACTGCTATCGGAAAGCGCTGTTGCTTCAACCAAACATGACTGAAGCCATCTATAATCTGGCCAATGAACTCTGCGCACGGGGGGAATATGATGAGGCGGTACAGCATTACAGGAATGTCATCAACATTCAGCCCGATCATTCCTATGCGTGCAATAATTTAAGCCTTGCTCTCAGGAGCATGGGGCAAACAGAGGAAGCCCTGCACTATGTAACACGGGCATTGAACAGAGACCCGGGGAATGTTGAGGCGTATAACAATCTGGGAGTTCTCCTGTCAAACAAGGGACAGCTTGAGGCATCCATTGACGCTCTCAACAAGGCTATTTCGATCAAGCCCGACTACAAGGACGCGCATTGGAATCTGGCCCTGCCCTTGCTGCAACTGGGTGACCTCGACACTGGCTGGAAAAAATATGAACTGAGGGACCTCAAGAGGGATGCTTCTGCCAGGAAGTCATTCCCCTATCCACGGTGGGACGGATCTTCATTGAACGACAAAACCTTGTTCGTTTATGCCGAGCAGGGAGTTGGTGATGAGATCATGTTCGCTTCAGTGTTGATCGACGTCATACCTCGGACTAAACGGTGCATTGTTGAATGCAATGACCGTCTTGTTCCCCTTTTTTCGCGCTCTTTTCCTGAAGCACGGGTGATCCCTATGGTCAAAGGGGCACTTCCGGAGCTTCTGCATACTATCGACGTGTCGGCACCAATCGGCAGCCTGCCGATGCATCTGCGTCAGGACCTGAGAGGTTTTCCTCGACGGAGATCATATCTGGTTGCAGACCCTGATAAGATCTCTGACTGGCAGAACCGCTTTCGGGCCCTCGGGGACGGCCTGAAGGTCGGCATATCGTGGAGAGGTGGCAGTGAGGCCAGCGTGCGACACTTGCGTTCAACAAAGCTTGACCAATGGACAGAACTTTTTAGAGTACCTGGCGCTCACTTCATTAACCTTCAATATGGTGACTGCAGGCTGGAGATCGAAGAAGCAAAAGAACTCCTGGGGACAACTATTTACGATTGGAAAGATGCTGATCCCCTTAAGGATCTCGATAATTTCGCTGCCCAGATCTCGGCCCTTGATCTGGTCATTACCGTGGATAACTCGACCTTGCATATGGCGGGAGCTCTGGGCGTTCCTACCTGGGCAGTGATCCCTAAAGGAAACAACTGGCGATGGCTGCAGGACGTCGAGGATACGCCGTGGTATCCCAGTGTGCGCCTATTCAGCCAGACGAAACTTCATAACTGGACAGACGCATTTTTACGCCTAAGGGACTTGCTTCACCGTGCAGCAAGCGGCGGTACAACCATTGAACAGTTGACCAAGTCTGTGGCTGCTTCTTATCAAGATCGTCGGCCAGCTTTAGAATCAAACGTTGAGAAGACGCATATCAAAATGACCGCCTGATGATGTTGGCCTCAAGAGAGGATAGCTGATATGAGAACAGGAAGAAACGACCCTTGCCCATGCGGCAGTGGTAAAAAATTCAAAAAATGCTGCGAACCGACGGAAACGTCACCATCCGCGGCAGTCCCAGGCCCGGCTCACTCTTTGGCAGGCATGCTCCGGGAAGCCATTGACCATCACCAGACAGGTAGGCTGGGTGATGCAGAAAGGCTCTACCGGTCCATCCTTGAGAAAAGACCGAACGACGCCGACGCACTTCATCTCCTCGGCGTGATCTGCCACCAGATCGGCAACCTTGCTGAAGCTGAGACCCTGATCAAAAGAGCGATCGCTGTTGACAACAAGGCCGCGTTATTCCATGTGAACCTCGGGAATGTGCTCAAACAACGAGGCAAGCAGGATGAAGCCATGGCCTCGTTCCGCAAGGCTCTCTCGCTTCAGCCTGATCTCGCCGAAGCGCACTATAACCTGGCAAACGAGCTTTACGCAAACAATGATGTGGAAAAGGCGGTTACCCATTACACAAAGGCTTTGCGGACGAATCCTCAAATGGCAGAAGCACATTATAACCTCGGCATCGCATTGCAGACGCAGGACAGGATAGAGGAAGCGATATCAAGCTATTCGCGCGCCGTCGCGATCCGGCCCGATCATCACAATGCTCACTATAATCTCGGCATTCTCTTCCAGGAGATGGAAAGGTATAAGGATGCCGCAATGCACTATGACCGTGCCTTGAAATACGATCCGGGC encodes:
- a CDS encoding tetratricopeptide repeat protein gives rise to the protein MSQTIKKLLSKGLSLHRSGDFVQAERSYRTVLSQDPGQSDALYLLGMIALQRADNVRAVELISKALERHRTTPEYHANLAIALHSLGRHEESVVHCREALAFRPDQFSVLNTLGNALMALEQREEALECLQRAVKLKPDSLEINYNLANALRVIGRSEEAAERYGVVINLKPDHVEAIYNLANLQRKLSQHANARDSYLSVLALKPDHADAMCGLADMLHKYEEYEKAETYYRSALSLKPDTALAYNGLGNTLRLLGKLDEALDCYRRALEVQPQAVAYYCNISNVLFDRGQLDEAVESCERALTIRPDFPEAHWNMGPALVAKGDLDRGWQKYEYRLSIKDAQTTSFTYPDWDGSSLQGKTLLVYTEQGVGDEIMFASCLPDVINEAGRCIVECDARLAPLFKRAFPRIYTIQRGKGADHYPKELPLPNCKVAMGSLPRFYRSSLKSFPHQHHYLTADPAAVAHWKDRFNSLGSGLKIGISWRGGKIAVVRRTRSTSLDQWKDLLLMRDACFINLQYGDCKNEIQDIHTKLGVTIHDWDDSDPLTNLDDFAAKISALDLVISVDNSTVHLAGALGVPVWTLLTFGSDWRWMRDVEDTPWYHSMRLLRQPVAGDWGAVFSRVTAGLTQAHANRKVVMTVERSFRNRSGYQNRSCGRVGLLNDTTYWYHWGCTGTSRGILRAIAERGYVVNKIPITGIDQCTHTPQNIRDFDDPEFFRAFSKANSWMMRELRDADIVVVNGEGSLHGINSYTLKLLYLIYASKMHLKKQVQIINHSCYPDDSLEVVDPAAWKLYKKVYNAIDFAAIREPLSHELLTRNGVSAELSFDCLPLYIKKTYDRSGVQSDGSIVIAGSVILNDCLPSFAKFLRIMHGKGHVIKVLIGANLRPARDDKLFVQGLTEACPDAWSRVRAESLDAWLDTIAQASVLVSGRFHHTIAASMLGTPCILLGSNTPKNAALAQVVGIDPPLSWADPALAEILVTRTEDALKRPDQFRTTNDTRDRMCQLAERNFIGLEKFKRGYDIREAR
- a CDS encoding tetratricopeptide repeat protein — protein: MKPGRNDPCPCGSGKKYKKCCEGYDRVKDAAEIRQQPSVSSLLQRAVDSHNAGRLSEAEAIYRGILEKVPRNADALHLLGMIAHQKGNNAEAEQMIRAAISLDSSVAAFHVNLGKVLKKTDRKHESLDCYRKALLLQPNMTEAIYNLANELCARGEYDEAVQHYRNVINIQPDHSYACNNLSLALRSMGQTEEALHYVTRALNRDPGNVEAYNNLGVLLSNKGQLEASIDALNKAISIKPDYKDAHWNLALPLLQLGDLDTGWKKYELRDLKRDASARKSFPYPRWDGSSLNDKTLFVYAEQGVGDEIMFASVLIDVIPRTKRCIVECNDRLVPLFSRSFPEARVIPMVKGALPELLHTIDVSAPIGSLPMHLRQDLRGFPRRRSYLVADPDKISDWQNRFRALGDGLKVGISWRGGSEASVRHLRSTKLDQWTELFRVPGAHFINLQYGDCRLEIEEAKELLGTTIYDWKDADPLKDLDNFAAQISALDLVITVDNSTLHMAGALGVPTWAVIPKGNNWRWLQDVEDTPWYPSVRLFSQTKLHNWTDAFLRLRDLLHRAASGGTTIEQLTKSVAASYQDRRPALESNVEKTHIKMTA